The Methanobrevibacter boviskoreani JH1 DNA window AATGTATTGCCTGATGCTATATTAATCAAGAAGGGTTCCACTCCACATCAGCTTGCATATGTTATCCACACAGACATTGGTGATAAGTTCCTATATGCAATAGACGCACGTAAGAACATGAGAATCTCAAGTGACTATGAACTTGAGGATGGGGATATTATCAGTATTGTAACTACCTAGTTTCAATACTCTAAATCCAATTTTTTTTTGTTCGAGCTTTTGTTGAATTGATTTTAAGATTTATTTAACTAATCAACTTATTTTTTCATATTAAACATTTCTGGATAATGTTTTAAGCTATTTAACCATCTATAAACCATTCCATTTCAGCGGATTTTACACTTGAAACCTACCTCTAGAAACTTTTCTTTATATGAAACTCAACTCTTAAAACTTATAAATAAAATTAATCTTAAATATATCCTTAATTAAAAGTCTTTAATATGGAATCTCTTTTTAAACCAGATTATTTAAAAAACTGAAGATTCAACATATTGAAATTATTACTATATTTAAAAAAATTATTGAAAAGGTGAAAGAATGCATCCACGTCCAAGTCCTATAGCTGCGGCATTATACACATTAAGAGATATGAATGTCGATGTAATTGTAATGCATGGTCCGAAAGGTTGTTGTTTTAGAACAAGCAGACTTCTTGAAAGTGATGGAGTAAGGGTCTTAACGACCGGTATGAGTGAAAACGATTTTATATTAGGTGCAGGTGAGAAACTAGAAGACACCCTAAACAAGGCATATGAGATGTTCCATCCGAAACTCATGGGGATTGTCGGAACATGTGCAAGTATGATTATTGGTGAGGACCTAGAAGGTGCAGCGGAAAATGCAGATCTGGACTGCACAATCATACCTGTCGAGGTACATGCAGGTTTGGGAGAAGGAGACAATACAGAGGGGGCTATATTAGTCCTAAAACGTGCTGCAGAATATGGTGTCATACCTGAGGAGGAGGCAGCAAGACAGATTGAAATGTTAAGGCAGGCAACCGAGGTAGAGAAAACAAGGGGAATGGCCCAGGGCAAATATATAAAACCTAACTTTGGGGACAACAAGGAAAAGATTGGAAATATCATTGTGGACTCCATAAGGGAAGGTAGAAAGGTGGCATTTGTCTTAAATGTTAAGAAAGAAACATCATATCTGTTTGCTGACATTCTAAACTTTGATTATAGAAAGATCAATCCCGATAATAAGCCACTGTTTATCGGAAACCTCGATGAGAACATTGGCCTTCCCAGAATCAGGTCCCATGCCGTAAATGTTAAGGCTAACCTTAAGGAAGAATCCAATGTGGAGTTTGATTATATAACAGGTGGTCTTGATGAATATCCCATAACCGCCAACAAGGCAGAGGAGATTTTAAAGGAATATGATCCGGACTTAACCGTTGTGGTAGGTGTTCCACATGCACTTAAGATAGAGAATGTTCCAGGTGAATCCATTGCAGTTACAGATGGTCCAAGACTTGTGGAGGCCTTAAGGGAGGATGGCTATGACCATGTTGTAGCGGAACTCGATGCCCATTCAAAAACACTTGGTGTGGATTCGATTGTTGATTCCGACTTTGGAATGATGATAAGATCTATTATAGATTGGCAGAATGAGGATTAAAGCTTTTTATATAGATTCATCTATGGATTATTTTTTAGCTGTTTTCCCTATTTGTTCCCTATAAAAATTTACCTGATTTTTTTCCATTTACTAATTTTTTTAACAAATTCTAATTTTACTTGATACGAACAGGGTAATATTTTAAATGGTAATCTGTTTCTAATTAAATTGAATGTTTTTTTAGTAAGTTTTTTAATCTATTTTAAATAAAATATTATTAAGGTTTAAAATTTAGGGATAATTATTGGTCTATATCTTTCGGGATATTTTGTTGATTAATACAATTAAGGATTAAGTAATTTCACTTTGAATGATCCATTTTTAAATATGGCTGTGCTTTAAAGGATTCATTTTTAAAAACTATTGTGTTAATGGACTGTTTGTGGTTGAGAATAGTTATTCTGTATTATTATGGCTGTGGAGAAAATGATTACAATTATTGATTATAAAAGTGGAAATCTTAGAAGTATATCAAATGGTTTTAAAAAGATCGGGGTGGATGTTGAGATTACAGATGATCCTGAGAAA harbors:
- the cfbD gene encoding Ni-sirohydrochlorin a,c-diamide reductive cyclase catalytic subunit, producing the protein MHPRPSPIAAALYTLRDMNVDVIVMHGPKGCCFRTSRLLESDGVRVLTTGMSENDFILGAGEKLEDTLNKAYEMFHPKLMGIVGTCASMIIGEDLEGAAENADLDCTIIPVEVHAGLGEGDNTEGAILVLKRAAEYGVIPEEEAARQIEMLRQATEVEKTRGMAQGKYIKPNFGDNKEKIGNIIVDSIREGRKVAFVLNVKKETSYLFADILNFDYRKINPDNKPLFIGNLDENIGLPRIRSHAVNVKANLKEESNVEFDYITGGLDEYPITANKAEEILKEYDPDLTVVVGVPHALKIENVPGESIAVTDGPRLVEALREDGYDHVVAELDAHSKTLGVDSIVDSDFGMMIRSIIDWQNED